In Pseudomonas hamedanensis, a single window of DNA contains:
- a CDS encoding MFS transporter, with the protein MTTQTAYSETAPAQPTNSATRVATASFIGTAIEFYDFYVYATAAALVIGPVFFPQTSGTAQMLSAFLTFGIAFLARPLGSALFGHFGDRVGRKSTLVASLLLMGVCTTLIGVLPGYDSIGAWAPILLCVLRFGQGLGLGGEWGGAALLATENAPKGKRAWFGMFPQLGPSIGFLAANGLFLTLAMTLDDEQFRSWGWRIPFLLSAALVMVGLYVRLKLHETPVFANAIARQERVKVPLVELFSQYWAPTLLGAAAMVVCYALFYISTVFSLSYGVSTLGYSRETFLGLLCFAVLFMAAATPLSAWASDRYGRKPVLIIGGVLAILSGFLMEPLLTQGSTWGVALFLCIELFLMGVTFAPMGALLPELFPTHVRYTGASAAYNLGGIVGASAAPFFAQKLVAMGGLSYVGGYVSAAAVLSVIAVLCLKETRGNDLNRVA; encoded by the coding sequence ATGACGACCCAAACCGCTTACAGCGAAACCGCGCCTGCCCAACCGACCAACTCCGCCACTCGCGTGGCGACGGCCAGCTTTATCGGCACCGCCATCGAGTTTTACGACTTCTATGTCTACGCCACCGCTGCGGCGCTGGTGATCGGGCCGGTGTTCTTTCCGCAGACGTCCGGGACAGCGCAAATGCTCTCGGCGTTTCTCACCTTTGGCATCGCTTTCCTTGCCCGCCCACTGGGTTCGGCGCTGTTCGGCCATTTCGGCGACCGCGTCGGCCGTAAATCGACGCTGGTCGCTTCGCTGCTGCTGATGGGCGTGTGTACAACCTTGATCGGCGTGCTCCCGGGCTACGACAGTATCGGTGCCTGGGCGCCGATTCTGCTCTGTGTACTACGTTTCGGTCAGGGCCTGGGCCTGGGTGGTGAATGGGGTGGCGCTGCGCTGCTGGCCACGGAAAACGCACCGAAAGGCAAACGCGCCTGGTTCGGCATGTTCCCGCAACTCGGGCCATCGATTGGTTTCCTTGCAGCCAACGGTCTGTTCCTGACCCTGGCAATGACTCTGGATGACGAACAGTTCCGCAGTTGGGGCTGGCGCATTCCGTTTCTGCTCAGCGCCGCGCTGGTAATGGTCGGCCTCTACGTGCGCCTCAAGCTTCACGAAACGCCAGTGTTCGCCAACGCCATCGCCCGTCAGGAGCGGGTGAAGGTGCCGCTGGTCGAGCTGTTCAGTCAGTACTGGGCACCAACCTTGCTGGGCGCAGCGGCAATGGTGGTCTGCTATGCGCTGTTCTACATCTCGACGGTGTTTTCCCTCAGCTACGGCGTGTCCACGCTGGGTTATAGCCGAGAAACGTTTCTCGGCCTGCTGTGCTTTGCGGTGCTGTTCATGGCAGCGGCCACGCCGTTGTCGGCTTGGGCTAGCGACCGTTATGGGCGCAAACCGGTGCTGATCATCGGTGGTGTACTGGCGATTCTTTCCGGGTTTCTGATGGAGCCGTTGCTGACTCAGGGTTCGACCTGGGGCGTGGCGCTGTTCCTGTGCATCGAATTGTTCTTGATGGGCGTGACGTTCGCGCCGATGGGAGCGCTGCTGCCTGAGCTGTTTCCGACCCATGTGCGTTACACCGGCGCGTCAGCGGCGTACAACCTGGGCGGGATCGTCGGCGCCTCGGCGGCACCGTTCTTTGCGCAGAAACTGGTGGCGATGGGCGGGTTGAGCTATGTCGGCGGGTATGTGTCGGCGGCGGCGGTGTTGAGTGTGATTGCGGTGTTGTGTTTGAAGGAGACCCGTGGCAATGACCTGAATCGGGTCGCTTGA
- the purT gene encoding formate-dependent phosphoribosylglycinamide formyltransferase: MTRIGTPLSPTATRVLLCGCGELGKEVVIELQRLGVEVIAVDRYANAPAMQVAHRSHVINMLDGAALRAVIEAEKPHFIVPEIEAIATATLVELEAEGFTVIPTARAAQLTMNRGGIRRLAAEELDLPTSPYHFADTFEDYSKAVQDLGFPCVVKPVMSSSGKGQSLLRSADDVQKAWDYAQEGGRAGKGRVIIEGFIDFDYEITLLTVRHIGGTTFCAPVGHRQEKGDYQESWQPQAMSPIALAESERVAKAVTEALGGRGLFGVELFIKGDQVWFSEVSPRPHDTGLVTLISQDLSQFALHARAILGLPVPLIRQFGPSASAVILVEGQSTQTAFANLGAALSEPDTALRLFGKPEVNGQRRMGVALARDESIEAARAKATRASQAVVVEL, translated from the coding sequence ATGACCCGTATCGGAACTCCATTGTCGCCAACCGCGACCCGCGTATTGCTGTGTGGCTGTGGTGAGTTGGGCAAGGAAGTGGTAATCGAATTGCAGCGCCTCGGCGTTGAAGTGATTGCCGTCGATCGCTACGCCAATGCGCCGGCCATGCAAGTCGCCCACCGCAGCCACGTGATCAACATGCTCGACGGCGCCGCCCTGCGTGCGGTGATCGAGGCCGAGAAGCCGCACTTCATCGTGCCGGAAATCGAAGCCATCGCCACCGCCACCCTGGTTGAGCTGGAGGCCGAAGGCTTTACCGTGATCCCGACGGCCCGTGCTGCACAGCTGACCATGAACCGCGGAGGCATCCGTCGTCTGGCCGCTGAAGAGCTGGACCTGCCGACCTCGCCGTACCACTTTGCCGACACCTTCGAGGATTACAGCAAAGCCGTGCAGGACCTGGGTTTCCCTTGTGTGGTCAAGCCGGTGATGAGCTCCTCGGGCAAAGGCCAGAGCCTGCTGCGCAGCGCCGATGATGTGCAGAAAGCCTGGGATTACGCGCAAGAGGGCGGTCGTGCCGGCAAAGGTCGGGTGATCATCGAAGGCTTCATCGATTTCGATTACGAAATCACCCTGCTGACCGTGCGCCACATCGGCGGCACCACCTTCTGTGCTCCGGTCGGTCACCGTCAGGAGAAGGGCGATTACCAGGAATCCTGGCAGCCGCAGGCCATGAGTCCAATTGCCCTGGCTGAATCCGAGCGCGTCGCCAAAGCGGTGACGGAGGCGCTGGGTGGTCGTGGCCTGTTTGGCGTCGAGTTGTTCATCAAGGGCGATCAGGTGTGGTTCAGCGAAGTGTCGCCGCGTCCGCATGACACTGGCCTGGTCACGCTGATTTCTCAGGATCTGTCGCAGTTCGCCCTGCACGCCCGGGCCATTCTGGGCTTGCCGGTGCCGCTGATTCGTCAGTTCGGGCCTTCGGCGTCGGCGGTGATTCTGGTGGAAGGGCAGTCGACCCAGACCGCGTTCGCCAACCTGGGCGCCGCGTTGAGCGAGCCGGATACCGCGCTGCGCCTGTTCGGCAAGCCAGAAGTGAACGGCCAGCGCCGCATGGGCGTGGCGCTGGCGCGCGATGAATCGATCGAGGCCGCGCGTGCCAAGGCGACTCGTGCGTCTCAGGCGGTTGTTGTAGAACTCTAA
- a CDS encoding VUT family protein, whose product MIFLIAYISSVVLINFAFSTAPHLDIIWSAWGGLVFVLRDMVQTRFGHGAIVAMLAALVLSYVTSDPSIALASATAFAVSECIDWLVFSITKRPLRDRLWISSALSIPLDTFIFFGMIDLLTPPVIITALASKFAGVTAVWLIMAWRERKQAVAS is encoded by the coding sequence ATGATTTTCCTCATCGCCTACATCAGCAGCGTCGTGCTGATCAACTTCGCTTTTTCCACCGCGCCGCACCTGGACATCATCTGGTCGGCGTGGGGCGGGTTGGTGTTTGTGCTGCGCGACATGGTGCAAACCCGTTTCGGTCATGGTGCGATTGTGGCGATGCTGGCGGCGCTGGTGCTGTCCTACGTGACGTCCGATCCTTCCATTGCCCTGGCCAGCGCCACCGCGTTCGCCGTTTCCGAGTGCATTGACTGGCTGGTGTTCAGCATCACCAAGCGTCCGCTGCGTGACCGCTTGTGGATCAGTTCGGCGTTGAGCATTCCGCTGGATACGTTCATTTTCTTCGGCATGATCGACCTGCTGACCCCGCCGGTGATCATCACCGCGCTGGCGTCGAAGTTTGCCGGCGTCACCGCCGTCTGGCTGATCATGGCCTGGCGCGAGCGCAAACAGGCTGTCGCCAGCTGA
- a CDS encoding DUF1289 domain-containing protein — MTAVERPVASPCVNICALDDDDVCTGCQRTVAEITRWGRMSNDERRVVLGLCHERAKASGLVWMIPAKSGV, encoded by the coding sequence ATGACTGCCGTCGAACGTCCCGTCGCCTCGCCCTGTGTGAATATTTGCGCGCTGGACGACGATGATGTTTGCACCGGGTGCCAGCGCACGGTCGCAGAGATCACCCGTTGGGGCCGCATGAGCAATGATGAGCGCCGCGTGGTGCTGGGGTTGTGCCATGAGCGGGCGAAGGCGAGTGGATTAGTCTGGATGATTCCCGCGAAGTCAGGCGTCTGA
- a CDS encoding gamma carbonic anhydrase family protein — MKYRLGDARVETHPQSWVAPNAVLVGKVRLEEGANVWFNAVLRGDNELILIGKNSNVQDGTVMHTDMGYPLTIGTGVTIGHNAMLHGCTVGDYSLIGINAVILNGAKIGRNCIIGANSLIGEGKEIPDGSLVMGSPGKVVRELTEAQKNMLEVSAAHYVHNSQRYARDLVEQEE, encoded by the coding sequence ATGAAATACCGCCTGGGCGACGCCCGCGTCGAGACTCACCCGCAGAGCTGGGTCGCCCCCAATGCCGTGCTGGTCGGCAAGGTCAGACTGGAAGAAGGCGCCAACGTCTGGTTCAACGCCGTGCTGCGCGGCGACAACGAACTGATCCTGATTGGCAAAAACAGCAACGTTCAGGACGGCACGGTGATGCACACGGACATGGGCTATCCATTGACCATCGGCACTGGCGTGACCATCGGCCACAACGCCATGCTGCACGGCTGCACCGTTGGCGATTACAGCCTGATCGGTATCAACGCGGTGATTCTCAACGGCGCGAAGATTGGCAGGAACTGCATCATCGGCGCCAATTCGCTGATCGGCGAAGGCAAGGAAATTCCCGACGGTTCGCTGGTGATGGGCTCGCCTGGAAAAGTCGTACGGGAACTGACCGAGGCGCAAAAGAACATGCTCGAAGTCAGCGCCGCGCACTATGTGCATAACTCGCAGCGTTATGCCCGCGATCTGGTTGAGCAGGAAGAATGA
- a CDS encoding CoA pyrophosphatase: MLDELLHRVSNHTPRTLETDTRFPEAAVLVPITRSDEPELVLTLRASGLSTHGGEVAFPGGRRDPEDPDLIFTALREAEEEIGLPPGLVEVIGPLSPLISLHGIKVTPYVGVIPDFVEYQPNDAEIAAVFSVPLEFFRKDPREHTHRIDYQGRSWYVPSYRYGEYKIWGLTAIMIVELINLLYDAEISLHQPPKSFLNT; encoded by the coding sequence ATGCTGGACGAGCTACTGCATAGGGTAAGCAACCACACACCGCGCACGCTGGAGACCGACACGCGTTTCCCCGAAGCCGCCGTTCTGGTGCCGATCACCCGCAGTGACGAGCCGGAACTGGTCCTGACGCTGCGTGCCAGCGGGCTTTCGACCCATGGCGGCGAAGTCGCCTTTCCCGGTGGCCGCCGCGACCCTGAAGACCCGGATCTGATCTTTACCGCCCTGCGCGAGGCCGAAGAAGAGATCGGCCTGCCGCCGGGACTGGTCGAAGTCATCGGCCCGCTCAGCCCGTTGATTTCCCTGCACGGCATCAAGGTCACGCCGTACGTCGGGGTGATTCCCGACTTCGTCGAATACCAGCCCAACGATGCCGAAATTGCCGCAGTCTTCAGCGTGCCGCTGGAATTCTTCCGCAAGGACCCCCGCGAGCACACCCATCGCATCGACTATCAGGGCAGAAGTTGGTACGTGCCCAGTTATCGCTACGGCGAATACAAAATCTGGGGGCTGACGGCAATCATGATCGTCGAGTTGATCAATCTGCTCTATGACGCTGAAATCAGCTTGCACCAGCCGCCGAAGAGCTTTCTCAATACCTGA
- a CDS encoding NUDIX hydrolase — MKFCSQCGNPVTQRIPEGDSRLRFVCDSCQTIHYQNPNIVAGCVPTWGSKVLLCRRAIEPRLGYWTLPAGFMENGETIEQAAIRETAEEACARVRHLSIYTLIDVPHISQVHVFFRAELVDVDFAAGPESLEVQLFDEADIPWDELAFRTVGRTLECFFADRRNEVYPVRSESIPPLVQPAIT; from the coding sequence ATGAAATTTTGCAGCCAATGCGGTAACCCGGTGACGCAGCGCATTCCCGAAGGCGATTCGCGGCTGCGATTTGTCTGCGACAGCTGTCAGACCATTCACTACCAGAACCCCAACATCGTCGCCGGGTGTGTGCCGACCTGGGGCAGCAAAGTGCTGCTCTGTCGTCGCGCCATCGAGCCGCGTTTGGGTTACTGGACGTTGCCGGCCGGTTTCATGGAAAACGGCGAGACCATCGAACAGGCCGCCATCCGCGAAACCGCTGAAGAAGCCTGCGCCCGGGTTCGCCACCTGAGTATCTACACGCTGATCGACGTGCCGCACATCAGCCAGGTGCATGTGTTCTTTCGCGCCGAGCTGGTCGATGTGGATTTTGCCGCTGGCCCCGAGAGCCTCGAAGTGCAACTGTTCGACGAAGCCGACATTCCCTGGGACGAGCTGGCGTTCCGCACGGTGGGGCGTACGCTGGAATGCTTCTTCGCGGATCGGCGCAACGAGGTTTATCCGGTGCGCTCGGAATCCATTCCGCCACTGGTCCAGCCGGCGATCACTTGA
- a CDS encoding L,D-transpeptidase family protein has translation MRWLLALFCLSFVAVSQASFVTTVTPSNTPLIEKVLVLKSAHQLQLIVDGKPLKTYRISLGKGAKKGPKLIEGDKRTPEGFYWIDWRKTSDKFNLSMHISYPNISDSARARREGVEPGGMIMIHGTPDSEETPEELFHTLDWTDGCVAMRNVDMREVWSLVPDGTMVEIRP, from the coding sequence ATGCGTTGGTTGCTTGCCCTGTTTTGCCTGTCGTTCGTTGCAGTCTCGCAAGCGTCATTCGTGACCACCGTGACGCCGTCGAATACCCCTCTCATCGAAAAGGTCCTGGTGCTCAAATCGGCGCACCAGTTGCAATTGATCGTCGACGGCAAGCCGCTCAAGACCTATCGCATCTCCTTGGGCAAGGGCGCGAAAAAAGGTCCGAAACTGATAGAAGGCGATAAACGCACCCCGGAAGGGTTCTATTGGATCGACTGGCGCAAGACCAGCGACAAATTCAATCTGTCGATGCACATTTCCTACCCCAACATCAGCGACTCGGCCCGCGCCCGGCGTGAAGGCGTCGAGCCCGGCGGGATGATCATGATTCATGGCACGCCGGATTCGGAAGAAACCCCTGAAGAGCTGTTCCACACACTGGACTGGACCGACGGCTGCGTCGCGATGCGTAACGTCGACATGCGCGAAGTGTGGAGCCTGGTGCCGGACGGCACGATGGTCGAAATTCGCCCTTAA
- a CDS encoding GntR family transcriptional regulator, with product MNDLHALRPDDSQPTPLYLQLARNLEAAIHAGQWKAEQAMPSERNLSDQLGISRVTARKALEVLLDQGLIRRLQGSGTFITPRLEQPLSRLSGFSEMLRLKGFVPSSHWLEREITLPTHEELIRLGLSPNDKVARMKRLRKADDTVMAIEMSTLPASIMPKPQAVGDSLYEYLDGIGKPIVRALQHIQAINASDEFAALVGIAPGTAMLLMTRVGYLEDNTPIEVTDTYCRNDYYDFVAELRR from the coding sequence ATGAACGACCTCCACGCCTTGCGCCCCGACGATTCCCAGCCGACGCCGTTGTACCTGCAACTGGCGCGCAATCTGGAAGCCGCGATCCATGCCGGGCAATGGAAAGCCGAACAGGCGATGCCGTCCGAGCGCAACCTCAGCGACCAGCTCGGCATTTCCCGGGTCACCGCGCGCAAAGCCCTGGAAGTCTTGCTCGATCAAGGTCTGATCCGCCGCCTGCAAGGTTCCGGCACTTTCATCACGCCCCGCCTGGAACAACCGCTGTCGCGCCTGTCCGGCTTCAGCGAAATGCTGCGCCTGAAAGGTTTCGTGCCGAGTTCGCACTGGCTGGAGCGGGAAATCACCCTGCCGACCCATGAAGAGCTGATCCGCCTCGGCCTGTCGCCGAACGACAAGGTCGCGCGCATGAAGCGCCTGCGCAAAGCCGACGACACGGTGATGGCCATCGAAATGAGCACGCTGCCCGCCTCGATCATGCCCAAGCCGCAAGCGGTGGGTGATTCGCTGTACGAATACCTCGACGGCATCGGCAAACCGATCGTGCGCGCCTTGCAGCATATCCAGGCGATCAACGCCTCGGACGAGTTCGCCGCACTGGTCGGTATTGCCCCAGGCACCGCCATGTTGCTGATGACCCGGGTCGGTTATCTGGAAGACAACACCCCTATCGAAGTCACCGACACCTACTGCCGCAACGATTACTACGACTTTGTTGCAGAGCTGCGACGTTAG
- the nagA gene encoding N-acetylglucosamine-6-phosphate deacetylase: MSEDNILTASGWVRGRLIHEHGRVVSIEGVPCDPADNDLPYLLPGFIDLHVHGGGGKDIMEGASAFETISKTHVRFGTTSLLATTMTAPSAEISSVLKEVGEFCKRRPKGTARVLGVHLEGPYINPGKLGAQPNFAHTALMAEVEAYLALAPIRVITIAPEIAGHDALIRELSSRGIRMQIGHTLGSYEEGVAALAAGATSFTHLYNAMSPLHHREPGIVGAALAHAKYAELIPDLLHVHPGAIRVALRSIPCLYCVTDSTAAAGMPDGEYKLGSHTVTKCLGGVRLPDGTLAGSTLTMDQALRNLVKIGLPINEASQRLSQFPADYLGLNERGRLAPGAWADCVRLDRALTLTAVMVEGENIDFKNA, translated from the coding sequence ATGTCCGAAGACAACATCCTCACCGCCAGCGGCTGGGTTCGCGGCCGGCTGATCCACGAACACGGCAGAGTCGTATCGATCGAAGGCGTGCCGTGCGATCCGGCCGATAACGATCTGCCCTATCTGCTGCCGGGCTTCATCGACCTGCACGTTCACGGCGGTGGCGGCAAAGACATCATGGAAGGCGCCAGCGCCTTCGAAACCATCAGCAAAACCCACGTACGTTTCGGCACCACGTCGCTGCTGGCCACCACCATGACCGCGCCGAGTGCCGAGATTTCCAGCGTCCTGAAAGAGGTAGGAGAATTCTGCAAACGGCGTCCCAAAGGCACCGCGCGAGTCCTCGGCGTACACCTCGAAGGCCCCTATATCAATCCTGGAAAACTCGGCGCGCAACCGAATTTCGCCCACACCGCATTGATGGCCGAAGTCGAAGCGTATCTGGCGCTGGCGCCGATCCGGGTAATTACCATCGCCCCGGAAATTGCCGGCCACGATGCGTTGATCCGGGAACTTAGCAGTCGCGGCATCCGCATGCAGATCGGCCACACCCTCGGCAGTTACGAGGAAGGCGTCGCCGCGCTGGCGGCCGGCGCGACCAGTTTCACCCACTTGTACAACGCCATGAGCCCACTGCATCACCGTGAGCCGGGCATCGTCGGCGCGGCCCTGGCCCACGCCAAATACGCCGAGCTGATTCCCGATCTGTTGCATGTGCACCCCGGCGCCATTCGTGTGGCCCTGCGTTCGATCCCCTGCCTGTATTGCGTCACCGATTCGACTGCTGCCGCCGGCATGCCCGATGGCGAATACAAGCTCGGCAGCCACACCGTGACCAAATGTCTGGGCGGCGTGCGTCTGCCCGACGGCACGCTGGCCGGCAGCACCCTGACCATGGATCAGGCCCTGCGCAATCTGGTGAAGATCGGTCTGCCGATCAACGAAGCCTCGCAGCGCCTGTCGCAATTTCCCGCCGACTACCTCGGCCTCAACGAACGCGGGCGCCTTGCACCGGGCGCCTGGGCCGACTGCGTGCGGCTCGATCGCGCACTGACACTGACCGCCGTGATGGTCGAAGGAGAAAACATTGACTTCAAAAATGCTTGA
- a CDS encoding SIS domain-containing protein — protein sequence MTSKMLEEALSSFEAVQAQLQQLDAPMIEIAGRLRRQPPQVAMTVARGSSDHAASYFAYLTMQHMGVPVASLPMSVVTMQQAPLKVSGQVAFAFSQSGQSPDLVNSLRLLRKRGALSVSMVNAADSPLEAACEFSLPLLAGTESSVAATKSFIATLSASARLIAHWKEDSELLQAHDALPEGLRDAAKQDWSVAIEALRDCERLMVIGRGAGFAIAQEAALKFKETSAIQAEAFSSAEVRHGPMALIDEHYPLLVFAPRGAEQAGLLSLAAEMRQRGARVLLAAPDDVSERDLTLSRAEHPALDPILAIQSFYVMAAGLAVARGMDPDQPRHLSKVTRTH from the coding sequence TTGACTTCAAAAATGCTTGAGGAGGCGCTGTCCTCATTCGAGGCCGTGCAAGCCCAGTTGCAACAGCTCGACGCGCCGATGATCGAGATCGCCGGACGCCTGCGCCGCCAGCCGCCGCAAGTGGCGATGACCGTCGCCCGGGGCAGTTCCGACCACGCCGCCAGCTACTTCGCTTACCTGACCATGCAGCACATGGGAGTGCCGGTGGCCTCGTTACCGATGTCGGTGGTGACCATGCAGCAAGCGCCGTTGAAGGTCAGCGGTCAGGTCGCCTTCGCTTTCTCGCAGTCGGGACAGAGTCCGGACCTGGTCAACAGCCTGCGTCTGTTGCGCAAGCGTGGCGCCCTCAGTGTGTCGATGGTCAACGCCGCCGACTCGCCACTGGAAGCCGCTTGCGAATTCAGCCTGCCGTTGCTCGCCGGGACTGAAAGCAGTGTCGCCGCGACCAAGAGTTTTATCGCCACCCTCAGCGCCAGCGCCCGTTTGATCGCGCACTGGAAAGAAGACAGCGAGTTGCTGCAAGCCCACGATGCGCTGCCCGAAGGTCTGCGTGACGCGGCCAAACAGGACTGGAGCGTGGCCATCGAAGCGCTGCGCGATTGCGAGCGTTTGATGGTCATCGGCCGTGGCGCCGGTTTCGCCATCGCTCAGGAAGCGGCATTGAAATTCAAGGAAACCTCGGCGATTCAGGCCGAAGCGTTCAGCAGCGCCGAGGTCCGTCACGGCCCGATGGCGCTGATCGACGAACACTATCCGCTGCTGGTGTTCGCCCCACGCGGTGCCGAGCAGGCCGGCCTGTTGAGTCTGGCCGCAGAGATGCGTCAACGCGGCGCCCGGGTATTGCTGGCTGCGCCGGACGACGTCAGCGAACGCGACTTGACCTTGTCCCGCGCCGAACACCCGGCCCTCGACCCGATCCTGGCGATCCAGAGTTTTTACGTGATGGCCGCCGGCCTGGCCGTGGCCCGTGGCATGGATCCGGATCAGCCGCGCCATTTGAGCAAAGTGACCCGCACGCATTAA